One genomic segment of Pedosphaera parvula Ellin514 includes these proteins:
- a CDS encoding FAD-dependent oxidoreductase, with translation MKRLFASLVIVISALSLRAAEPVFIEAESFAEQGGWSLDTQFIVGMGSPYLIAHGVGKPVADATTKFTAPQAGRYHIWVRTKDWVGPWKAPGAPGRFEVLINGKALETEFGAKGAEWHWQGGGMVELPMGETTLALHDLTGFDGRCDAILFSADLNYLPPEGAELAEARRHWLSLPASPEEAGSYDLVVVGGGYSGMGAAISAARQGLKVALIQDRFVLGGNGSSEIRVWANGGTMRGKYPHLGEIIEEFADHAPDCPADPAEFGADVKEAVCRREKNLSLFLGHFVRQAEMDRSSGRILSVTALDVRTGHERRFRGKFFVDCTGHGELGAQAGAKYSMEPKGRMGMSNLWFWQDEKTAQSWPETPWALPLELGDFPNPKKSQSMIDGKPFMKGEWFWESGFDKDPIQGAEMIRDWNLRAIFGAFSALKQGPEKAKHANSALKWVAYVGGPRESRLLEGDVVLSREDIVDGREYPDGCVPTTWDIDLHYPKELYAKKFADNPFISRAEFGAGVDKRSGYPVPYRCFYSTNVPNLFMAGRCISVTHQALGTVRVMRTCGMMGEVVGKAAYICVAKDVDPRGVYEKQLSMLQDLISQPGAMRRDRIGGELHRDAQIEAVTAFFNKGSDPRSKVTVQKVAVTSDGIVSQSLPGIIIDDGAVKFTGSWTHGDGLKPFVGSEYRYARPNSGEARFAFSVPKAGHYELLLSWAGHSNRATQAGCAIESGGETVLKLKLNQQQNAPVEAKGFHSLGIFDFVPGKTNAVVLSTAGANGFVHADCLQVLEAKP, from the coding sequence ATGAAACGCCTGTTTGCCAGTTTGGTGATCGTAATTTCAGCATTGTCGCTACGTGCGGCGGAACCGGTCTTCATCGAAGCAGAGTCTTTTGCGGAGCAGGGAGGATGGTCGCTGGACACTCAATTCATTGTGGGGATGGGTTCGCCTTATTTGATCGCGCACGGGGTGGGAAAACCAGTGGCAGATGCAACGACAAAATTTACCGCACCGCAAGCGGGGCGTTATCATATTTGGGTGCGGACCAAGGACTGGGTTGGACCATGGAAGGCACCGGGAGCGCCGGGACGGTTTGAAGTATTGATCAATGGGAAAGCACTTGAGACCGAGTTTGGCGCAAAAGGGGCGGAGTGGCATTGGCAGGGTGGAGGCATGGTGGAGCTGCCGATGGGGGAAACAACACTCGCCCTGCACGACCTGACTGGATTTGATGGACGATGCGACGCGATTCTTTTTAGTGCGGACCTGAATTATCTTCCGCCGGAAGGAGCAGAACTGGCGGAGGCGCGTCGCCACTGGTTGAGCCTGCCGGCGAGTCCGGAAGAAGCGGGGAGCTATGATCTGGTGGTTGTAGGAGGCGGTTATTCCGGAATGGGGGCGGCGATCTCGGCTGCGCGACAAGGCTTGAAAGTTGCCCTGATACAGGATCGCTTCGTTCTGGGAGGCAACGGCAGCAGTGAAATTCGCGTTTGGGCCAACGGCGGAACCATGCGTGGCAAGTATCCGCATCTGGGAGAAATCATTGAGGAATTTGCCGACCACGCGCCGGATTGTCCGGCGGACCCGGCGGAGTTTGGGGCGGATGTAAAAGAAGCCGTTTGCCGACGTGAAAAAAACTTATCGCTATTTCTCGGTCACTTTGTTCGACAGGCAGAAATGGATCGCTCCTCAGGGCGCATTCTTTCAGTGACGGCGCTGGATGTTCGCACCGGCCATGAGCGACGGTTTCGGGGCAAGTTCTTTGTTGATTGCACCGGGCACGGAGAGTTGGGCGCACAGGCGGGAGCAAAGTATTCCATGGAACCGAAAGGACGGATGGGGATGTCGAACCTGTGGTTTTGGCAGGACGAAAAGACGGCACAAAGCTGGCCTGAGACGCCCTGGGCGTTGCCTTTGGAGCTGGGAGATTTTCCCAATCCGAAGAAAAGCCAGTCGATGATTGATGGCAAACCATTCATGAAAGGAGAATGGTTTTGGGAATCGGGCTTTGACAAGGATCCGATCCAGGGTGCGGAGATGATTCGGGATTGGAATTTGCGCGCCATTTTCGGAGCGTTCAGTGCGCTCAAACAAGGACCAGAAAAGGCGAAGCATGCGAACAGTGCCTTGAAATGGGTGGCGTATGTGGGTGGTCCGCGGGAATCGCGATTGCTCGAAGGGGACGTGGTGCTGTCGCGAGAGGATATTGTCGACGGACGTGAATATCCCGATGGTTGCGTGCCGACGACGTGGGACATTGATTTGCATTATCCCAAGGAATTATACGCCAAAAAGTTTGCGGACAATCCTTTCATTTCACGCGCCGAATTTGGAGCGGGAGTCGATAAGCGAAGCGGTTACCCGGTTCCGTATCGCTGCTTTTATTCCACGAATGTTCCCAACTTGTTCATGGCGGGCCGTTGCATCAGTGTGACACATCAGGCGTTGGGGACGGTGCGTGTGATGCGCACCTGCGGAATGATGGGGGAAGTCGTGGGCAAGGCGGCTTACATTTGCGTGGCCAAAGATGTGGATCCGCGCGGCGTGTATGAAAAGCAGTTGTCGATGTTGCAGGACTTGATATCACAACCAGGAGCCATGCGCCGCGACAGGATCGGCGGGGAACTGCATCGCGATGCACAAATTGAAGCGGTCACCGCATTCTTTAACAAAGGATCCGATCCACGGTCAAAGGTTACGGTGCAAAAAGTGGCGGTGACCTCGGACGGCATTGTTTCACAGTCACTGCCCGGAATCATTATCGATGATGGGGCGGTAAAATTCACAGGGAGTTGGACGCATGGGGATGGGCTTAAGCCATTTGTAGGTTCGGAATATCGGTACGCCAGACCAAATAGTGGCGAGGCGAGGTTTGCATTTTCCGTTCCCAAGGCCGGGCATTATGAATTGTTACTTTCGTGGGCTGGGCATTCAAACCGCGCCACGCAGGCAGGTTGTGCGATCGAGTCGGGAGGCGAAACGGTTCTGAAGCTGAAGTTGAATCAGCAACAGAATGCACCGGTTGAGGCCAAAGGGTTTCATTCGCTGGGAATATTTGATTTCGTGCCTGGCAAAACCAATGCAGTGGTGCTTTCCACGGCCGGAGCCAATGGTTTCGTGCACGCGGATTGTTTGCAGGTGCTGGAGGCGAAGCCGTAA
- a CDS encoding FAD:protein FMN transferase, with the protein MRLWRLLALAMVAWLLHGAAQRSEFHSRTSSFDLTQARRFFPRATQVSPSEQDKEAEGVFDENGQLIGYLVNTAPQADLVIGYVGPNSVLVALDTESRVSGAELLSSGDTEAHVNAVRSDEGFWRRFVGWAPSREPMPKIDAVAGSTLTSLGIAEAVQKRLAGRVDSLRFPEPLTLKEVQALFPAAQTFRMENSRHGWYEVKSRAGAFLGFAVRTSPASDYVSGHSGPTESLVAVAPDGKTLLGVHLRRSYDTEDYVNSVREDATYLRQLTNFTVEQWATLDLKRAGLEGVSGATETSFAVAEGIRQRFAADAARPVPMLMRFKPRDWVLTGILAGSLVMTFSKWRGRRAVRLAWQVVLIGVFGLWCGDLISLALLAGWSRNGVNWQFAPSLVLLAAAALLVPWATRRQIYCHQLCPHGAAQEWLGRFKKLHIRLPLSLVKYLKLLPALLLVATIVVGLIRPHFDLAALEPFDAWALRGVVLAAAVIAGIGFLASLFVPMAYCRFGCPTGALLKFIRTTGSGDRFGLRDAGAVLLLAVGSSIVFWPSTHAAASVAESTVELHGTCFGTTWNVKTRGEVKDIAALQQRLATELERIESNFSHWRSNSATSRFNAARTTQPIEMPEELVRLIAQCLEMSRISDGAFDITVAPLVKAWGFGPGGVPPHAPTEDEVARLRSFTGWEKLKADTNANTLQKSHPELQIDLGAILQGYGADCLAKLLNASKQTNYLIDVGGEFLARGRWRVGIEDPAQPARSIRVLELENAALATSGTYRAKHSDGKKHWTHLINPHTGNPIEHDTTLLSVLHPSCASADAWATTLIVTGDGQAEALARTNGISTLMVTGGRVVTYQFPRDER; encoded by the coding sequence TTGCGGCTGTGGCGTTTGCTGGCTTTGGCGATGGTTGCGTGGTTGCTGCATGGTGCCGCGCAGCGAAGTGAATTTCATTCCCGAACGTCGTCGTTTGATTTGACGCAGGCCCGCCGGTTTTTCCCACGGGCGACGCAGGTTTCTCCGTCTGAGCAAGACAAAGAGGCTGAGGGTGTTTTTGATGAAAACGGCCAGCTCATTGGTTACCTGGTGAATACTGCTCCACAAGCTGATTTGGTAATTGGATATGTAGGGCCAAACAGTGTCCTAGTCGCACTTGATACCGAGAGCCGGGTGAGCGGGGCAGAGTTGCTTTCCAGCGGGGATACCGAAGCCCACGTCAATGCAGTCAGAAGCGACGAGGGATTTTGGAGGCGGTTTGTCGGCTGGGCGCCGTCGCGTGAGCCGATGCCGAAAATTGATGCGGTGGCCGGTTCGACATTAACGAGCCTAGGCATTGCGGAGGCCGTGCAAAAGCGCCTGGCCGGGCGTGTGGATTCGCTGCGCTTTCCTGAGCCACTTACATTGAAGGAAGTGCAGGCATTGTTCCCGGCTGCGCAAACGTTCCGAATGGAGAACTCGCGGCACGGATGGTATGAAGTGAAGAGCAGGGCAGGAGCGTTTCTGGGATTTGCGGTTCGAACTTCGCCCGCTTCTGATTACGTCTCTGGCCATAGCGGGCCGACGGAGTCGCTGGTGGCCGTGGCGCCAGATGGAAAAACATTATTGGGGGTGCATCTGCGTCGAAGCTATGACACCGAAGACTATGTCAACAGCGTGCGCGAGGATGCGACGTACCTGCGGCAATTGACGAACTTCACAGTGGAACAATGGGCAACCCTGGATCTGAAGCGGGCAGGACTGGAAGGTGTGTCGGGCGCAACGGAAACCAGCTTTGCAGTGGCAGAAGGTATTCGGCAGCGATTTGCTGCCGACGCAGCCCGGCCAGTTCCGATGCTCATGCGTTTCAAGCCGCGAGATTGGGTGTTGACCGGGATTTTGGCGGGCAGTTTGGTCATGACGTTCAGCAAGTGGCGCGGTCGGCGTGCCGTGCGGTTGGCGTGGCAGGTGGTGTTGATTGGGGTTTTTGGATTGTGGTGCGGTGATTTGATCTCACTGGCGTTGCTCGCTGGTTGGTCGCGGAATGGAGTGAACTGGCAATTCGCTCCATCACTGGTGCTGCTCGCGGCGGCTGCATTGCTGGTGCCGTGGGCCACGCGACGTCAAATCTATTGTCACCAACTTTGTCCGCATGGAGCAGCACAAGAATGGCTTGGACGGTTCAAAAAGCTGCATATCCGGCTGCCGCTTTCCCTGGTGAAATATCTGAAATTGTTACCTGCACTGTTGCTGGTAGCCACAATCGTTGTGGGATTGATAAGGCCGCACTTTGACCTGGCTGCGCTGGAGCCGTTCGACGCGTGGGCATTGCGTGGGGTGGTGTTGGCTGCGGCCGTTATTGCCGGGATTGGCTTCCTGGCATCCCTGTTTGTGCCAATGGCTTATTGCCGTTTTGGCTGTCCAACCGGGGCATTGCTCAAGTTTATACGCACGACCGGGAGTGGCGATCGTTTCGGTTTGCGCGATGCGGGAGCCGTGCTGTTATTGGCTGTCGGCAGTAGCATTGTATTTTGGCCGTCAACTCATGCGGCTGCCAGCGTGGCAGAAAGCACGGTGGAACTGCACGGCACTTGCTTTGGAACGACGTGGAATGTCAAAACACGCGGGGAGGTGAAGGATATTGCCGCTTTGCAACAACGCCTGGCTACCGAACTGGAGCGCATTGAAAGCAACTTTTCACATTGGCGCAGCAATTCGGCCACTTCGCGTTTCAATGCCGCCCGCACGACCCAGCCAATTGAAATGCCGGAGGAATTGGTGAGGCTTATTGCTCAATGCCTAGAGATGAGCCGGATTAGCGATGGAGCTTTTGATATCACGGTGGCACCGCTGGTGAAAGCCTGGGGTTTTGGGCCGGGCGGAGTTCCGCCACACGCACCCACGGAGGATGAGGTTGCCAGGTTACGTTCCTTTACCGGTTGGGAAAAATTGAAAGCTGACACGAACGCGAACACGTTGCAGAAAAGTCATCCGGAGTTGCAGATTGATTTGGGAGCCATTTTGCAAGGTTATGGTGCGGATTGTTTGGCGAAGTTGTTGAATGCCAGCAAACAGACGAACTACTTGATTGATGTTGGGGGAGAATTTCTCGCACGAGGTCGCTGGCGAGTGGGAATCGAAGATCCGGCGCAGCCCGCGCGGTCCATACGGGTGTTGGAGCTTGAAAATGCAGCACTGGCGACGTCCGGCACTTATCGAGCCAAGCATAGCGATGGAAAAAAGCATTGGACCCATCTCATCAATCCGCACACGGGCAACCCCATCGAACATGACACCACGCTGCTCAGTGTGCTGCATCCTTCCTGTGCCAGTGCGGATGCCTGGGCAACGACGTTGATTGTTACGGGTGATGGGCAGGCGGAGGCACTGGCGCGGACGAATGGTATTTCGACGTTGATGGTTACCGGCGGTCGAGTGGTGACTTACCAGTTTCCGAGAGACGAAAGATAA
- a CDS encoding RNA recognition motif domain-containing protein yields MNNRLYVESLPATVTESRLQELFSQKGPVIEVKLMVDAATGRPSGRAFVTMATAEVAQSALKSLHGHNLDGRHLVVAEARPVEERTQGLIGHGFEAGIGSHTRVKDRNTRNRPRNNRKRR; encoded by the coding sequence ATGAATAATAGATTATATGTGGAGAGCTTGCCGGCTACAGTAACCGAAAGCAGGTTGCAGGAATTGTTTTCTCAAAAGGGGCCGGTAATTGAGGTGAAATTAATGGTGGATGCTGCAACGGGGCGCCCGAGCGGTCGGGCTTTTGTTACCATGGCGACAGCTGAAGTCGCCCAAAGCGCGCTAAAATCCCTGCACGGACACAACCTGGATGGGCGTCATCTCGTGGTGGCGGAAGCACGTCCTGTGGAAGAGCGCACTCAAGGGCTCATTGGTCATGGTTTTGAAGCCGGGATTGGCAGTCACACCCGTGTCAAGGATCGCAATACGAGGAACAGACCGCGCAACAACCGAAAGCGGCGTTAA
- a CDS encoding CvfB family protein, which produces MAVIGKRNILSIERSSGPGLYLNGGALGEILLPGRYIPRDIPPENKLDVFVYLDSEDRLVATTETPRAMVGEFAYLKVISVNSQVGAFLDWGLSKDLLLPFREQQTPVRPGQWVIVYVQLDPRNKRIFASTRLYRFLNRETPCYRENQPVSLLISGKTPLGFKAIVDNAHEGLLFHDKLSSPLTIGQKLNGFFRTIRPGGKIDLSLDASGYKRVNTVTEKIVDALERNGGRLAFDDDSSPETIREAFGISKKAFKQALGALYKSRRIRFQNPGIELLDNTTYSPSDATA; this is translated from the coding sequence ATGGCAGTTATTGGCAAACGTAACATTCTCTCCATCGAGAGATCTTCAGGTCCGGGGCTTTACCTTAACGGTGGAGCATTGGGGGAAATTCTATTGCCCGGCCGTTATATCCCGCGAGACATTCCTCCGGAAAACAAGCTGGATGTTTTTGTTTACCTGGATTCGGAGGATCGACTGGTGGCGACGACTGAGACGCCGCGCGCGATGGTGGGCGAGTTTGCCTATTTGAAGGTGATTAGCGTGAATTCGCAGGTTGGCGCGTTCCTTGATTGGGGGCTATCCAAGGATTTGTTGCTTCCATTTCGAGAACAGCAAACTCCCGTTCGACCAGGGCAGTGGGTCATTGTCTATGTCCAGCTCGATCCAAGAAACAAACGCATTTTCGCCAGTACCCGACTTTATCGGTTCTTGAACCGGGAGACACCTTGTTACAGAGAGAATCAACCGGTGTCACTGCTCATCAGTGGAAAGACGCCGCTTGGTTTCAAGGCCATCGTGGACAATGCCCACGAGGGATTGCTTTTCCATGACAAGCTTTCATCACCGCTGACTATTGGCCAAAAGTTGAATGGGTTTTTCCGCACGATCCGGCCCGGCGGCAAGATTGACCTGAGCCTGGATGCGTCAGGTTATAAGCGGGTAAACACGGTGACGGAAAAAATTGTGGACGCGCTGGAGCGCAACGGGGGACGGCTTGCGTTTGACGACGACAGTTCGCCTGAAACCATCCGCGAAGCGTTTGGGATCAGCAAGAAAGCGTTTAAGCAAGCGTTGGGTGCGCTGTATAAATCCCGGCGAATTCGCTTTCAAAATCCGGGGATTGAGTTGCTGGATAACACAACTTATTCCCCGAGCGACGCTACAGCTTAG
- a CDS encoding DUF883 family protein yields MKEKNELKDNVLDLKQDARAILSATGDLARDAVTQAGRTIAATRGVSKVIKSAKTADKTLRAKPYQAIGIAFGLGALFGYLMARRK; encoded by the coding sequence ATGAAAGAAAAAAACGAACTCAAGGACAATGTATTAGACCTCAAACAGGACGCCCGCGCCATTCTCTCCGCCACCGGAGATTTGGCCAGGGACGCTGTAACGCAGGCGGGCCGGACAATTGCCGCTACCAGGGGCGTGTCCAAAGTCATCAAGTCCGCAAAAACAGCAGATAAAACCCTCCGAGCCAAACCATATCAGGCCATTGGCATTGCCTTCGGCCTCGGAGCATTGTTTGGTTACCTGATGGCCCGTCGCAAGTAA